One window from the genome of Streptomyces sp. NBC_00287 encodes:
- a CDS encoding LCP family protein translates to MPTPPRSPSRPPQRRPRPPVRRKKPRWAMRAVTTLSVVVLASAGIGHAVITSLDADIARVDPFKDMKNRPQAGHGMNVLLVGTDGRDRISEAERRKYRLGGAPCHCTDTIMIVHISEDRERASVVSLPRDSYAMTPAHVDGTSGERHHGHPVKLNAAYAEGGPQLTVRTVEAMTRVKIDHYLEVDFTSFMKTVDVLGGVKVCAAEPLKDSYTGLDLPAGTHALNGGQALQYVRARHVDGASDLGRMQRQQRFLAALVERATSSGILLNPMKFRDVTRAVLGSVRADKGFGTDELLALGRAMRNFSPSSSEFTTVPIGRMGYVVKGVGSTLKWDPAKSSRLFAALREDKPLAAHRPRSEALKVEVAPQQIRVQVENGTGTEGLGKRVDAALAATGFRTSRMPVNAAERTVRRTVVAYDPRWDRSAKSLAAALPGSELRAVKGLGATLKVIAGADFERVRKVRATDPSQGESGVVRGDEVVCK, encoded by the coding sequence ATGCCCACGCCGCCCCGCTCTCCTTCCAGACCGCCGCAGCGGCGCCCACGTCCCCCCGTACGGCGGAAAAAGCCGCGCTGGGCCATGCGGGCGGTGACGACGCTGTCCGTGGTGGTGCTGGCGTCCGCCGGGATCGGGCACGCGGTGATCACCAGCCTGGACGCGGACATCGCGCGCGTCGACCCCTTCAAGGACATGAAGAACCGGCCGCAGGCCGGGCACGGGATGAATGTGCTGCTGGTCGGCACGGACGGCCGGGACCGGATCTCCGAGGCCGAGCGGCGCAAGTACCGGCTCGGCGGGGCGCCCTGTCACTGCACCGACACGATCATGATCGTGCATATCTCGGAGGACCGGGAGCGGGCGAGTGTGGTGAGCCTGCCGCGGGACTCGTACGCGATGACGCCGGCGCATGTCGACGGGACGAGTGGTGAGCGGCATCACGGTCATCCGGTCAAGCTGAACGCCGCGTACGCGGAGGGCGGGCCGCAGCTGACGGTGCGGACGGTGGAGGCCATGACCCGGGTGAAGATCGACCACTATCTGGAGGTCGACTTCACCAGCTTCATGAAGACGGTGGATGTGCTGGGCGGGGTGAAGGTCTGTGCGGCCGAGCCGCTGAAGGACTCGTACACCGGGCTGGATCTCCCGGCGGGCACGCACGCGCTGAACGGCGGGCAGGCGCTCCAGTACGTCCGCGCACGCCATGTCGACGGCGCGTCCGACCTGGGCCGGATGCAGCGGCAGCAGCGCTTTCTGGCGGCGCTGGTGGAGCGGGCGACCTCGTCCGGGATCCTGCTGAACCCGATGAAGTTCCGGGATGTGACCCGGGCGGTACTGGGATCGGTGCGGGCGGACAAGGGCTTCGGCACGGATGAGCTGCTGGCCCTCGGCCGGGCGATGCGGAACTTCTCCCCCTCCTCGTCGGAGTTCACAACGGTGCCGATCGGGCGGATGGGATACGTCGTGAAGGGCGTCGGGTCGACGCTGAAGTGGGACCCCGCGAAGTCGTCCCGGCTCTTCGCCGCCCTGCGCGAGGACAAGCCGCTGGCCGCGCACCGGCCGCGGAGCGAGGCGCTGAAGGTGGAGGTGGCACCGCAGCAGATCCGGGTGCAGGTGGAGAACGGGACGGGGACGGAGGGTCTGGGCAAGCGGGTGGACGCGGCGTTGGCGGCGACCGGGTTCCGGACCAGTCGGATGCCGGTGAACGCGGCGGAGCGGACCGTGCGGCGGACGGTGGTGGCGTACGACCCCCGCTGGGACCGCTCGGCGAAATCGCTGGCCGCCGCCCTGCCCGGGAGTGAGCTGCGGGCGGTGAAGGGGCTGGGGGCGACGCTGAAGGTGATCGCGGGGGCGGACTTCGAGCGGGTACGAAAGGTGCGGGCGACCGATCCTTCGCAGGGGGAGTCCGGGGTGGTGCGGGGCGACGAGGTGGTCTGCAAGTAG
- a CDS encoding SAM-dependent methyltransferase produces the protein MSDLTTPSPDDEGVARTARLRTDVSHSARIWNYWLGGKDHYPVDEEVGDQILSFVPALPRSAVADRRFLARAVRHLAGEAGIRQFLDIGTGLPTADNTHEVAQRVDPTCRIVYVDNDPLVLTHAHALLTSAPEGATDYIEADVHDPDAILAGAARTLDLTQPVAITMLGILNFVLDTDEAAAVVRRLLEGVPAGSYLVVSHPTTEVDGEAMKTAVEYWNGQGSAPMTLRSHDDLVRIFEGVEVLEPGIVSCSRWRPDSAEPEAVEVTHFGGVGRKR, from the coding sequence ATGTCCGACCTCACCACGCCATCGCCCGACGACGAGGGCGTGGCCCGCACCGCACGGCTGCGCACCGACGTCTCCCACTCGGCGCGGATCTGGAACTACTGGCTGGGCGGCAAGGACCACTACCCGGTGGACGAGGAGGTCGGCGACCAGATCCTGTCGTTCGTGCCGGCCCTGCCCCGCTCGGCCGTCGCCGACCGCCGCTTCCTGGCCCGCGCGGTGCGCCACCTCGCCGGGGAGGCGGGCATACGCCAGTTCCTGGACATAGGCACCGGCCTGCCCACCGCCGACAACACCCACGAGGTGGCCCAGCGGGTGGACCCGACCTGCCGGATCGTCTACGTCGACAACGACCCGCTCGTCCTCACCCACGCGCACGCCCTGCTCACCAGCGCACCCGAGGGCGCCACCGACTACATCGAGGCCGACGTCCACGACCCGGACGCGATCCTCGCGGGCGCCGCCCGCACCCTGGACCTCACCCAGCCCGTCGCCATCACCATGCTGGGCATCCTGAACTTCGTCCTGGACACCGACGAGGCCGCCGCCGTGGTCCGCCGTCTCCTCGAGGGCGTCCCCGCCGGCAGCTACCTGGTCGTCTCCCACCCCACCACCGAGGTGGACGGCGAGGCGATGAAGACGGCGGTGGAGTACTGGAACGGCCAGGGCTCGGCCCCCATGACCCTGCGCAGCCACGACGATCTGGTCCGCATCTTCGAGGGCGTCGAGGTCCTCGAGCCCGGCATCGTCTCCTGCTCCCGCTGGCGCCCCGACAGCGCGGAGCCGGAGGCCGTCGAGGTCACCCACTTCGGGGGCGTGGGCCGCAAGCGCTGA